In a single window of the Diospyros lotus cultivar Yz01 chromosome 10, ASM1463336v1, whole genome shotgun sequence genome:
- the LOC127811440 gene encoding GPI-anchored protein LLG1 isoform X7 → MERKNRPGMSPLSATLLVLFSLACFYVSASASTFISGDVFGDQVSIGRNLLQAKKGDVFGDRVSIGRNLLQAMKACPINFEFLNYTIITSKCKAPRYPADMCCAALAEFACPYADELNDLSNDCASTMFSYIDLYGEYPPGLFANECKGDKNGLPCPASSPAESPNDDGSHFIIHT, encoded by the exons ATGGAGCGGAAAAATCGACCTGGGATGTCCCCATTGTCTGCCACTCTCTTGGTGCTCTTCAGTTTGGCCTGCTTCTATGTTTCAGCTTCTGCTTCCACTTTCATTTCAG GAGATGTATTCGGGGATCAAGTTTCGATTGGTCGGAACCTACTTCAAGCCAAGAAAG GAGATGTATTTGGGGATCGAGTCTCGATTGGTCGGAACCTACTTCAAGCCATGAAAG CGTGCCCTATTAACTTTGAGTTTTTGAACTATACAATCATCACTAGCAAGTGTAAGGCCCCCCGGTACCCAGCCGATATGTGTTGTGCAGCTCTTGCAGAATTTGCTTGCCCTTACGCGGATGAGTTGAACGACTTAAGTAATGACTGCGCCTCAACCATGTTCAGCTACATCGACCTCTACGGCGAATACCCACCTGGCCTTTTCGCGAATGAGTGCAAGGGCGACAAAAACGGGCTTCCATGCCCCGCAAGCTCACCAGCAGAATCACCAAATGACGATGGGAGTCACTTCATAATTCATACGTAG